One genomic segment of Carassius carassius chromosome 21, fCarCar2.1, whole genome shotgun sequence includes these proteins:
- the LOC132097374 gene encoding proline-rich transmembrane protein 3 isoform X1, with amino-acid sequence MVPLLQLFFLLPLIKPITNHVHGNSISSPTTHSNHSLFSRTYMLFRKIEHRSAANAALETARPFLHGFYQKSAVKSSEDPNEWNESGNTEETLSEKTLHTDITGLRGIFLLSPKRVKRGPTQNAVMLQDAAGKEKETADETESMTKGPVTEFEEKDLSTAGSGDMLIPREIGFIGSSTEAISSFDKKHTQYRPQVQTAYSVLAILTTVQTNPTFKRSLLTSPSTISPPNEKPVPTSSRISQLDSNMTELEIVRLGITTPAKIQPRQFTTLQSHTEATSLSTSTTNLQLEAPSLGVDIITSNSSQPKITSHSTKSAKKLNDQSKEPGMKGRVTDIKNTKDTTTFPRTASPHPTGHGNFPFSENDGTFTKKDQSILQGIVPSLKSNPASPTYTLPKDPCASGVGHCIFSKDQNNNDKYGTTNGSFLVWADLKRTLSFAWELHVFGSAALFFLLTAGSALGLALSLSLNCPHRGELILTNSLLLVAGAVRAGHFLLDPYGTRLLLPTPVVIALCTLPLPLLILAQAALVILVLKETGVSWLPPTLQRPPLLGVLAVFQCTLLLAADLLSPALSPAVPIVLQSLTLTAGLVLCLGYVFFALPRFSHTHSTRAGNKGMGEGKMRVLARVLAVCALLGVLCCLLHIYVCLWLYGLLGDWRRFRWAWWLCQFWVRLLELAWAFCLLLMSSWVFWKPNRGAPRQEGAATGSLPSPSQSSNSTSRHTCWAKIVQSLKVRQQRKSESNGIGGSISGSGAGELPNNWADQERSGADISKSLIRNRDPLKDSNHLRNLKGFAGGSAGSLLRLQALAQPLQRSLSSSLDRDKESAISLCDFDLRPPTPIDLSRSIDEALHREHLLRGESLFKPLRPPSPPMSPNLWMRRNSDPQITLSLSSDEHTLLTESSTGLDRSIPSAVPSRQVTAPPTPTHQGFRWVSEAQVPSSLSCPVSLHPSPSTSSVLMPSAQNTRPFLTPDLDSSQSNTRGGQSYLKVARNDDSASVSSDIIDL; translated from the exons ATGGTGCCTCTACTccaacttttttttctattgcctCTTATTAAGCCAATCACAAATCATGTCCATGGAAACTCTATTTCATCTCCAACAACTCATTCAAATCACAGTCTGTTTTCTCGGACTTACATGCTTTTCAGAAAAATTGAACACAGATCGGCAGCCAATGCTGCGTTAGAAACTGCAAGACCGTTTCTTCATGGCTTCTATCAGAAAAGTGCTGTTAAATCAAGTGAAGATCCAAACGAATGGAATGAAAgtggaaatactgaggaaacactGTCAGAAAAAACATTACATACTGACATAACTGGGTTAAGAGGTATATTTTTATTATCACCCAAAAGAGTCAAAAGAGGTCCTACCCAAAATGCCGTAATGCTACAAGATGCTGCTGGAAAAGAAAAGGAGACTGCTGATGAGACAGAGTCAATGACAAAAGGACCAGTCACTGAATTTGAAGAGAAAGACCTATCAACAGCTGGGTCAGGTGATATGTTAATACCCAGAGAAATTGGCTTCATTGGATCATCAACAGAGGCAATATCATCTTTTGATAAAAAGCATACCCAGTACAGACCGCAAGTTCAGACTGCTTATAGTGTGCTGGCTATTTTGACCACAGTACAAACAAATCCAACATTCAAACGTTCACTCTTGACCAGTCCTTCTACAATTTCACCACCTAATGAAAAGCCTGTACCCACTTCCAGTAGGATTAGCCAATTGGACTCCAACATGACTGAACTGGAAATAG TTAGGTTGGGGATAACCACTCCAGCTAAAATTCAGCCAAGGCAGTTTACCACTTTACAGTCACATACTGAGGCCACCTCTCTTAGCACAAGCACAACCAATCTACAACTAGAGGCACCATCACTGGGAGTTGACATCATTACTTCCAACTCTTCACAACCAAAAATCACTTCACACTCaacaaaatcagcaaaaaaattaaatgaccaGTCAAAGGAGCCAGGAATGAAAGGAAGAGTGACCGATATAAAGAACACTAAAG ACACTACAACTTTTCCAAGGACTGCCTCTCCTCATCCGACTGGACATGGAAATTTTCCATTCTCAGAAAATGATGGAACATTTACAAAGAAGGACCAGTCAATCTTACAGGGAATAGTCCCATCTCTGAAGTCAAACCCTGCCTCTCCAACCTATACCCTACCTAAGGACCCCTGTGCTTCTGGTGTGGGTCACTGTATTTTTTCCAAAGATCAAAACAACAATGATAAATATGGCACAACAAATGGGAGCTTTTTAGTGTGGGCAGACTTAAAACGCACACTTTCATTTGCATGGGAGCTGCATGTATTTGGTTCTGCTGCCCTTTTCTTTCTGCTGACTGCTGGCTCAGCCCTCGGTTTAGCTTTATCTCTCAGCTTGAACTGCCCTCACCGTGGTGAACTGATACTCACCAATAGCCTCTTACTAGTTGCAGGTGCAGTTAGAGCAGGCCACTTCTTGCTTGACCCATATGGGACTCGGCTCCTTCTGCCAACTCCTGTCGTAATAGCTTTATGCACTCTGCCATTACCACTGTTAATTCTGGCACAGGCTGCATTAGTGATACTGGTACTAAAAGAGACAGGTGTAAGCTGGCTTCCACCAACACTTCAGCGCCCCCCTCTTTTAGGAGTGTTAGCTGTTTTCCAATGCACTCTCCTACTTGCTGCAGACTTACTTTCCCCTGCACTTTCGCCTGCTGTTCCCATTGTCCTTCAGAGCCTCACGCTGACTGCAGGCCTCGTACTGTGTTTAGGCTACGTTTTCTTTGCATTGCCacgcttctctcacacacattcaacaCGGGCTGGGAATAAGGGGATGGGTGAAGGAAAGATGCGGGTTTTAGCACGGGTACTGGCAGTGTGTGCTCTTCTTGGGGTGCTGTGCTGTCTGTTGCACATCTATGTCTGCTTGTGGCTGTATGGACTTCTAGGAGACTGGAGGCGCTTTCGTTGGGCATGGTGGCTCTGTCAGTTCTGGGTACGACTGTTGGAGCTAGCCTGGGCTTTCTGCTTGCTTCTGATGTCTTCCTGGGTCTTCTGGAAACCCAATCGAGGAGCACCAAGACAGGAAGGAGCTGCCACAGGAAGCTTGCCCTCACCCTCCCAATCATCAAACTCTACCAGCAGACATACTTGCTGGGCAAAGATTGTGCAGAGCCTCAAGGTAAGGCAACAAAGGAAATCCGAAAGCAATGGGATTGGAGGGTCAATTAGTGGATCAGGGGCCGGAGAGTTGCCTAATAACTGGGCAGATCAGGAGCGATCAGGGGCAGACATTAGCAAGAGCCTCATACGAAATCGTGATCCACTCAAAGACAGCAATCATTTGCGCAATCTGAAAGGCTTTGCAGGGGGCTCTGCAGGTTCGTTGCTAAGGCTGCAGGCACTTGCTCAGCCACTACAGCGCTCTTTAAGCAGCAGTTTGGACAGGGACAAGGAGTCAGCCATCTCCCTCTGCGATTTTGACCTGCGCCCACCAACTCCAATTGACCTCAGCCGCAGTATTGATGAGGCACTTCATCGTGAGCATCTGTTAAGGGGTGAAAGTTTGTTCAAGCCACTGCGACCGCCATCACCTCCTATGTCTCCAAACCTTTGGATGCGACGGAATAGTGACCCCCAAATCACGCTGTCATTGAGCAGTGATGAACACACATTGCTCACAGAGTCCTCTACAGGTCTGGATCGCTCCATTCCTAGTGCTGTGCCAAGCAGACAAGTCACAGCACCCCCCACACCCACTCATCAGGGCTTCCGTTGGGTCTCTGAGGCACAAGTGCCTTCCTCTTTGTCCTGCCCGGTCTCACTGCACCCTTCCCCAAGCACAAGCAGTGTACTCATGCCCAGTGCACAAAACACAAGGCCGTTTCTAACCCCTGACCTTGACAGTTCACAATCAAATACCAGAGGGGGGCAAAGCTACTTGAAAGTTGCTCGAAATGATGACTCAGCCAGTGTCAGCAGTGACATTATTGACCTTTAA
- the LOC132097374 gene encoding proline-rich transmembrane protein 3 isoform X2, with protein sequence MKGRVTDIKNTKDTTTFPRTASPHPTGHGNFPFSENDGTFTKKDQSILQGIVPSLKSNPASPTYTLPKDPCASGVGHCIFSKDQNNNDKYGTTNGSFLVWADLKRTLSFAWELHVFGSAALFFLLTAGSALGLALSLSLNCPHRGELILTNSLLLVAGAVRAGHFLLDPYGTRLLLPTPVVIALCTLPLPLLILAQAALVILVLKETGVSWLPPTLQRPPLLGVLAVFQCTLLLAADLLSPALSPAVPIVLQSLTLTAGLVLCLGYVFFALPRFSHTHSTRAGNKGMGEGKMRVLARVLAVCALLGVLCCLLHIYVCLWLYGLLGDWRRFRWAWWLCQFWVRLLELAWAFCLLLMSSWVFWKPNRGAPRQEGAATGSLPSPSQSSNSTSRHTCWAKIVQSLKVRQQRKSESNGIGGSISGSGAGELPNNWADQERSGADISKSLIRNRDPLKDSNHLRNLKGFAGGSAGSLLRLQALAQPLQRSLSSSLDRDKESAISLCDFDLRPPTPIDLSRSIDEALHREHLLRGESLFKPLRPPSPPMSPNLWMRRNSDPQITLSLSSDEHTLLTESSTGLDRSIPSAVPSRQVTAPPTPTHQGFRWVSEAQVPSSLSCPVSLHPSPSTSSVLMPSAQNTRPFLTPDLDSSQSNTRGGQSYLKVARNDDSASVSSDIIDL encoded by the exons ATGAAAGGAAGAGTGACCGATATAAAGAACACTAAAG ACACTACAACTTTTCCAAGGACTGCCTCTCCTCATCCGACTGGACATGGAAATTTTCCATTCTCAGAAAATGATGGAACATTTACAAAGAAGGACCAGTCAATCTTACAGGGAATAGTCCCATCTCTGAAGTCAAACCCTGCCTCTCCAACCTATACCCTACCTAAGGACCCCTGTGCTTCTGGTGTGGGTCACTGTATTTTTTCCAAAGATCAAAACAACAATGATAAATATGGCACAACAAATGGGAGCTTTTTAGTGTGGGCAGACTTAAAACGCACACTTTCATTTGCATGGGAGCTGCATGTATTTGGTTCTGCTGCCCTTTTCTTTCTGCTGACTGCTGGCTCAGCCCTCGGTTTAGCTTTATCTCTCAGCTTGAACTGCCCTCACCGTGGTGAACTGATACTCACCAATAGCCTCTTACTAGTTGCAGGTGCAGTTAGAGCAGGCCACTTCTTGCTTGACCCATATGGGACTCGGCTCCTTCTGCCAACTCCTGTCGTAATAGCTTTATGCACTCTGCCATTACCACTGTTAATTCTGGCACAGGCTGCATTAGTGATACTGGTACTAAAAGAGACAGGTGTAAGCTGGCTTCCACCAACACTTCAGCGCCCCCCTCTTTTAGGAGTGTTAGCTGTTTTCCAATGCACTCTCCTACTTGCTGCAGACTTACTTTCCCCTGCACTTTCGCCTGCTGTTCCCATTGTCCTTCAGAGCCTCACGCTGACTGCAGGCCTCGTACTGTGTTTAGGCTACGTTTTCTTTGCATTGCCacgcttctctcacacacattcaacaCGGGCTGGGAATAAGGGGATGGGTGAAGGAAAGATGCGGGTTTTAGCACGGGTACTGGCAGTGTGTGCTCTTCTTGGGGTGCTGTGCTGTCTGTTGCACATCTATGTCTGCTTGTGGCTGTATGGACTTCTAGGAGACTGGAGGCGCTTTCGTTGGGCATGGTGGCTCTGTCAGTTCTGGGTACGACTGTTGGAGCTAGCCTGGGCTTTCTGCTTGCTTCTGATGTCTTCCTGGGTCTTCTGGAAACCCAATCGAGGAGCACCAAGACAGGAAGGAGCTGCCACAGGAAGCTTGCCCTCACCCTCCCAATCATCAAACTCTACCAGCAGACATACTTGCTGGGCAAAGATTGTGCAGAGCCTCAAGGTAAGGCAACAAAGGAAATCCGAAAGCAATGGGATTGGAGGGTCAATTAGTGGATCAGGGGCCGGAGAGTTGCCTAATAACTGGGCAGATCAGGAGCGATCAGGGGCAGACATTAGCAAGAGCCTCATACGAAATCGTGATCCACTCAAAGACAGCAATCATTTGCGCAATCTGAAAGGCTTTGCAGGGGGCTCTGCAGGTTCGTTGCTAAGGCTGCAGGCACTTGCTCAGCCACTACAGCGCTCTTTAAGCAGCAGTTTGGACAGGGACAAGGAGTCAGCCATCTCCCTCTGCGATTTTGACCTGCGCCCACCAACTCCAATTGACCTCAGCCGCAGTATTGATGAGGCACTTCATCGTGAGCATCTGTTAAGGGGTGAAAGTTTGTTCAAGCCACTGCGACCGCCATCACCTCCTATGTCTCCAAACCTTTGGATGCGACGGAATAGTGACCCCCAAATCACGCTGTCATTGAGCAGTGATGAACACACATTGCTCACAGAGTCCTCTACAGGTCTGGATCGCTCCATTCCTAGTGCTGTGCCAAGCAGACAAGTCACAGCACCCCCCACACCCACTCATCAGGGCTTCCGTTGGGTCTCTGAGGCACAAGTGCCTTCCTCTTTGTCCTGCCCGGTCTCACTGCACCCTTCCCCAAGCACAAGCAGTGTACTCATGCCCAGTGCACAAAACACAAGGCCGTTTCTAACCCCTGACCTTGACAGTTCACAATCAAATACCAGAGGGGGGCAAAGCTACTTGAAAGTTGCTCGAAATGATGACTCAGCCAGTGTCAGCAGTGACATTATTGACCTTTAA